From the Candidatus Delongbacteria bacterium genome, one window contains:
- a CDS encoding RluA family pseudouridine synthase, whose translation MNQDRAGHPLLPELDGAEPVGIWPACAPRVLHVDNHCLALVKPFNMPVMEDVSGDPDLLEWGRRWVQTVYHKPGRAWLGLLHRLDRPAAGIVLLARTSRAAARLSGQFRRRSVRKLYRAQLEGRLAKPEGQLRHFLLKDEERNTVSVVAPETPGALEARLSYRLVDLYTDSRGHWQSEVEVQLETGRPHQIRVQFAALGHPLRGDLRYGAGAPLPGGHLALFSHELQFAHPVGSRRLTLRAPLPAGWREP comes from the coding sequence GTGAACCAGGACCGTGCCGGCCACCCCCTGCTGCCCGAACTGGACGGCGCCGAACCCGTGGGCATCTGGCCGGCCTGCGCGCCGCGCGTGCTGCACGTGGACAACCACTGCCTGGCCCTGGTGAAGCCCTTCAACATGCCCGTGATGGAGGACGTCTCGGGTGATCCGGACCTGCTGGAGTGGGGCCGGCGCTGGGTGCAGACCGTGTATCACAAACCCGGTCGCGCCTGGCTGGGCCTGCTGCACCGGCTGGACCGCCCGGCCGCCGGGATCGTCCTGTTGGCCCGCACGTCGCGCGCCGCCGCGCGCCTCTCCGGCCAGTTCCGCCGCCGCAGCGTGCGCAAGCTCTACCGCGCGCAGCTGGAAGGTCGCCTGGCCAAGCCCGAGGGCCAGCTGCGCCACTTCCTGCTCAAGGACGAGGAGCGCAACACGGTGAGTGTGGTGGCTCCGGAGACCCCCGGCGCTCTGGAGGCCCGCCTGTCGTACCGGCTGGTGGACCTCTACACGGACAGCCGCGGCCACTGGCAGAGCGAGGTGGAGGTCCAGCTGGAGACCGGCCGCCCGCACCAGATCCGCGTCCAATTCGCCGCCCTGGGCCACCCCCTGCGCGGCGACCTGCGCTATGGGGCCGGCGCGCCGCTGCCCGGCGGGCACCTGGCCCTGTTCTCCCACGAACTGCAGTTCGCCCATCCGGTGGGCAGCCGGCGCCTGACCTTGCGCGCCCCGTTGCCTGCGGGCTGGAGGGAACCGTGA
- a CDS encoding RsmD family RNA methyltransferase produces MGLELIRAACGRAEFHRLLDSGDGQRLESFGDVSTVRPDPNALWRPRLESARWEQAGAWFHKDLRFGSSHWERRRALPKPWLVRHQELTLELELTPFKHTGVFPEQEANWSWQTARLLGWSAAHPGHRPRLLNLFAYTGAASLAAAAAGAEVCHLDASKDVVAWARRNQAHSGLADAPLRWIVDDAGDFLRRELKRGRRYEAILLDPPAFGRDPKGQVFRFETHVQPLLGDCRRLLADEPAFLLVNAYSLGYSAGVLGGLLQDEFATGSIELGELRLREEPVPGRPCRELPCSIYARWTPEAP; encoded by the coding sequence GTGGGACTGGAGTTGATCCGCGCCGCCTGCGGCCGGGCGGAGTTCCACCGCCTGCTGGATTCCGGCGACGGCCAGCGGCTGGAGAGCTTCGGCGACGTGAGCACCGTGCGCCCGGATCCCAACGCGCTCTGGCGTCCCCGGCTGGAGAGCGCGCGCTGGGAGCAGGCCGGGGCCTGGTTCCACAAGGACCTGCGCTTCGGGAGCAGCCACTGGGAGCGGCGGCGCGCCCTGCCCAAACCCTGGCTGGTCCGCCACCAGGAGCTGACCTTGGAACTGGAGCTCACGCCCTTCAAGCACACGGGGGTCTTCCCCGAGCAGGAGGCCAACTGGAGCTGGCAAACCGCCCGGCTGCTGGGTTGGAGCGCGGCCCATCCCGGCCACCGGCCGCGCCTGCTGAACCTGTTCGCCTACACGGGGGCCGCCAGTCTGGCCGCCGCCGCCGCCGGCGCGGAGGTCTGCCACCTGGACGCCTCCAAGGACGTGGTGGCCTGGGCCCGCCGCAACCAGGCGCACTCGGGGCTCGCGGACGCGCCGCTGCGCTGGATCGTGGACGACGCCGGCGACTTCCTGCGCCGGGAGCTGAAGCGCGGGCGGCGCTACGAGGCCATCCTGCTCGATCCGCCGGCCTTCGGACGCGACCCCAAAGGCCAGGTCTTCCGCTTCGAGACCCACGTGCAACCCCTGCTTGGCGACTGCCGGCGCCTGCTGGCCGACGAGCCCGCCTTCCTGCTGGTGAACGCCTACAGCCTGGGCTACTCGGCCGGCGTGCTGGGCGGCCTGCTGCAGGACGAATTCGCCACCGGCTCCATCGAACTGGGCGAGCTGCGCCTGCGTGAGGAGCCCGTCCCCGGGCGGCCCTGCCGCGAGCTGCCCTGCAGCATCTACGCCCGCTGGACGCCGGAGGCTCCGTGA
- the hflC gene encoding protease modulator HflC, which translates to MRLALRLGLGLLALVLLFSAVYQVNETEQVIITQFGRPVGAAVTRPGLHVKLPLIQEIHRFDKRFLEWDGDPNQVPTRDKRFIWIDTYARWRIVNPLLFYQRLRDERGAHSRLDDILDGEARTAVARHDLVELVRSSNRPMSGAEDMDSLAGDVNLTIRAGRPAISAEVLSAAQKRVTDLGIEVLDVRFKRIGYVEEVRQKVYERMISERRRIADQYRSEGQGEASRINGERERELKAISSEAYRKAQEIVGRADAQAARIYAGAYNQNAQSREFYSFMRTMESYQESFNPETALILSTSSDYYRYLSRGGR; encoded by the coding sequence ATGAGACTCGCCCTGCGCCTGGGACTGGGCCTGCTGGCCCTGGTCCTGCTGTTCTCCGCGGTCTATCAGGTGAACGAGACCGAACAGGTGATCATCACCCAATTCGGCCGTCCCGTGGGCGCGGCGGTCACGCGGCCGGGCCTGCACGTCAAGCTCCCGCTGATCCAGGAGATCCACCGCTTCGACAAGCGCTTCCTGGAGTGGGACGGCGACCCCAACCAGGTCCCCACCCGCGACAAGCGCTTCATCTGGATCGACACCTACGCCCGCTGGCGGATCGTCAACCCGCTGCTGTTCTACCAGCGCCTGCGCGACGAGCGCGGCGCCCACTCGCGGCTGGACGACATCCTGGACGGCGAGGCCCGCACGGCGGTGGCCCGGCACGACCTGGTGGAACTGGTGCGCTCCAGCAACCGGCCCATGAGCGGCGCCGAAGACATGGACTCGCTGGCCGGCGACGTGAACCTGACCATTCGCGCGGGGCGTCCGGCGATCAGCGCCGAGGTCCTGAGCGCGGCCCAGAAACGGGTGACGGACCTGGGCATCGAGGTGCTGGACGTGCGGTTCAAGCGCATCGGGTACGTGGAAGAGGTGCGGCAGAAGGTCTACGAACGGATGATCAGCGAGCGGCGGCGCATCGCCGACCAGTACCGCTCCGAGGGCCAGGGCGAGGCCAGCCGGATCAACGGCGAGCGCGAGCGCGAGCTCAAGGCCATCTCCTCCGAGGCCTATCGCAAGGCCCAGGAGATCGTCGGCCGGGCCGACGCCCAGGCCGCGCGCATCTACGCCGGGGCCTACAACCAGAACGCCCAGTCGCGCGAGTTCTATTCCTTCATGCGCACCATGGAGAGCTACCAGGAGAGCTTCAACCCGGAGACCGCGCTGATCCTCTCCACCTCCAGCGACTACTACCGCTACCTCTCCCGCGGAGGCCGCTGA
- the hflK gene encoding FtsH protease activity modulator HflK, with amino-acid sequence MDFKEIKLDRGWLNRLGGLRARAGRLSALLAALVLLLSSWFTVGPEEVGVVLRFGAYTRKVESGLHFKLPYGVESVIKVPVERQLKEEFGFRTLKAGIKTEYSAEDFTEESLMMTGDLNLADVEWIIQYRVADPYKYLFRVREPGETLRDMTEASMARVVGDRSVNEVLTVGRQEICLAVEEELQQLCTQYETGIKIEQVVLQDVNPPDPVKPAFNAVNEAQQEREKLINEARSEYNRVIPRAAGEADQTVQQAEGYATDRVNRSLGEAARFSSLYAEYQRAPEVTRTRLYLEGMKDVLAKSGRKVVLDEDAKGLLPLMLFDGRAAELPAAAGGAK; translated from the coding sequence ATGGATTTCAAGGAAATCAAACTGGACCGCGGCTGGCTGAACCGGCTGGGCGGCCTGCGGGCCCGGGCCGGCCGGCTCTCGGCGCTGCTGGCCGCGCTCGTGCTCCTGCTCTCGTCCTGGTTCACCGTCGGCCCCGAGGAGGTGGGCGTGGTGCTGCGCTTCGGCGCCTACACGCGCAAGGTGGAGTCCGGCCTGCACTTCAAGCTGCCCTACGGCGTGGAGAGCGTGATCAAGGTGCCCGTGGAGCGGCAGTTGAAGGAGGAATTCGGCTTCCGCACCCTCAAGGCGGGCATCAAGACCGAGTACTCGGCCGAGGACTTCACGGAGGAATCGCTGATGATGACCGGCGACCTCAACCTGGCCGATGTGGAGTGGATCATCCAGTACCGCGTGGCCGATCCCTACAAGTACCTGTTCCGCGTGCGCGAGCCGGGCGAAACCCTGCGCGACATGACGGAGGCCTCGATGGCCCGGGTGGTGGGGGACCGCAGCGTCAACGAGGTGCTCACCGTGGGCCGCCAGGAGATCTGCCTGGCCGTCGAGGAGGAGCTGCAGCAGCTCTGCACCCAGTACGAGACCGGAATCAAGATCGAGCAGGTGGTGCTCCAGGACGTCAACCCGCCGGATCCCGTCAAGCCCGCCTTCAACGCCGTCAACGAAGCCCAGCAGGAGCGCGAGAAGCTGATCAACGAGGCCCGCAGCGAGTACAACCGCGTGATCCCGCGGGCCGCGGGCGAGGCCGACCAGACCGTGCAGCAGGCCGAGGGCTACGCCACGGACCGCGTCAACCGTTCCTTGGGCGAGGCCGCGCGCTTCTCGTCGCTCTACGCCGAGTACCAGCGCGCGCCGGAGGTGACGCGCACGCGCCTCTACCTGGAAGGCATGAAGGACGTGCTGGCCAAGAGCGGTCGCAAGGTCGTGCTGGACGAGGACGCCAAGGGCCTGCTGCCGCTGATGTTGTTCGACGGCCGCGCGGCCGAACTGCCCGCCGCCGCGGGAGGTGCGAAATGA
- a CDS encoding FAD-dependent oxidoreductase, with the protein MSTFDCVIIGGGPGGYVAAIRAAQLGLKTALVERQHMGGQCLNWGCIPSKALMESAKFYDRLSQAKTFGIDGVDPAALHFNWKKAVSRKDKIVLKLVRGVEFLMKKNHVEVLKGEAALEGPGRVRVGERLLETKNVLIATGAVPEGSALAGLPAGLVKSLPEFFTLEGLPAEIVVWGANGAACETALMLRLSGHSVRLAAPSQRLLGFLDQDLQDFVQKRMHKLGIPVQLELERPLAAGDGLLQLGNELVPCHLLVNCADRRAVLPAFGELNPRLDERGFLQVDEYGRTSLPGLYAAGDVTGLLWAQAASAQGTAAVSHMAGQEHPVDVTNIPVNLYLDPEIASVGMTEEQVKELGLPYRKGEFSLSVNGKALAEGNTEGFVKVLATEPYGEVVGVHVVASNATDLISEAVAHMKLEATLEDIAGVIHAHPTLSEAFWEASFDALERPLHK; encoded by the coding sequence ATGTCGACCTTCGACTGCGTGATCATCGGCGGCGGACCCGGCGGCTACGTGGCGGCCATCCGCGCGGCCCAGCTGGGCCTCAAGACGGCCCTGGTGGAACGCCAGCACATGGGCGGGCAGTGCCTCAACTGGGGCTGCATCCCGTCCAAGGCCCTGATGGAGAGCGCCAAGTTCTACGACCGGCTGTCCCAGGCCAAGACCTTCGGCATCGACGGCGTGGACCCGGCGGCCCTCCACTTCAACTGGAAGAAGGCCGTCTCGCGCAAGGACAAGATCGTCCTCAAGCTGGTGCGCGGCGTGGAATTCCTGATGAAGAAGAACCACGTGGAGGTGCTGAAGGGCGAAGCCGCGTTGGAAGGCCCGGGCCGCGTCCGGGTGGGCGAGCGCCTGCTGGAGACGAAGAACGTGCTGATCGCCACGGGCGCTGTGCCCGAGGGCTCCGCCCTGGCGGGCCTGCCCGCGGGGCTGGTGAAGAGCCTGCCCGAGTTCTTCACCCTGGAGGGCCTGCCGGCGGAGATCGTGGTCTGGGGTGCCAACGGGGCCGCCTGCGAGACCGCCCTGATGCTGCGCCTCTCCGGCCATTCCGTGCGGCTGGCCGCGCCCTCCCAGCGGCTGCTGGGCTTCCTGGACCAGGACCTGCAGGACTTCGTGCAGAAGCGCATGCACAAACTGGGCATCCCCGTCCAGCTGGAGCTGGAGCGGCCCCTGGCCGCCGGGGACGGCCTGCTGCAGCTCGGGAACGAGCTCGTGCCCTGCCACCTGCTGGTGAATTGCGCCGACCGGCGGGCCGTGCTGCCCGCCTTCGGGGAGTTGAATCCGCGGCTGGACGAGCGGGGATTCCTGCAAGTGGACGAGTACGGCCGCACCAGCCTGCCCGGCCTGTACGCGGCGGGGGACGTGACGGGCCTGCTCTGGGCGCAGGCGGCCAGTGCCCAGGGCACGGCGGCCGTGAGTCACATGGCGGGCCAGGAGCACCCCGTGGACGTGACCAACATTCCCGTCAACCTCTACCTGGATCCCGAGATCGCCTCGGTGGGCATGACCGAGGAGCAGGTCAAGGAGCTGGGCCTGCCCTACCGCAAGGGCGAGTTCTCGCTCTCCGTCAACGGCAAGGCGCTGGCCGAAGGCAACACCGAGGGCTTCGTCAAGGTGCTGGCCACCGAGCCCTACGGCGAGGTGGTGGGCGTGCACGTGGTGGCCTCCAACGCCACGGACCTGATCAGCGAGGCGGTGGCGCACATGAAGCTGGAAGCCACGCTGGAGGACATCGCGGGCGTGATCCACGCGCACCCGACCCTGAGCGAGGCCTTCTGGGAGGCCAGTTTCGACGCGCTGGAGCGCCCGCTGCACAAATAA
- a CDS encoding dihydrolipoamide acetyltransferase family protein has product MAYVFLFPDLGEGLTEGKLLQWYVQEGQLLQEGDLLAKVETDKVVADIPVPRAGRVLRLHGRPEEILLVGHPLVELETGDGTASAAASAPAPAVAAATEPVGGESGPGVVGNIEVATGPDVMPASGEGLAPVATTSDATGGGRVTASPVARRLAKDLGVDLSRLAGSGPQGRVMKADIQRAGQTAASPASASSVPAQVAAPAAGPRGGERTEPLSQLRKTVAARMVQSKFSAPHATTFEEVEVSRLVELRASQRERYEAQGLRLSYMPFICKAVATALRRHPKLNCRLDMERSQVTFHDFVHLGLAVDTPEGLLVPVIRDADTLSIRELALRIADLAERARTRQIRLDELRGGTFTITNYGAIAGIFGAPIINVPESAILGVGRLLDQPVVRQGAVVPGKVLPLSLAVDHRIIDGGDAARFLRELMDLLANPLAMLMD; this is encoded by the coding sequence ATGGCCTACGTGTTTCTCTTCCCCGACCTGGGCGAAGGCCTGACCGAAGGCAAGCTGCTGCAGTGGTACGTGCAGGAGGGCCAACTGCTGCAGGAAGGCGACCTGCTGGCCAAGGTGGAGACGGACAAGGTCGTGGCGGACATTCCCGTGCCCCGGGCCGGGCGCGTGCTGCGCCTGCACGGGCGGCCCGAGGAGATCCTGCTGGTGGGCCATCCGCTGGTGGAGCTCGAGACCGGGGACGGCACGGCGTCCGCGGCCGCTTCGGCTCCCGCTCCGGCCGTGGCCGCGGCCACGGAGCCCGTCGGCGGCGAGTCCGGCCCCGGCGTGGTGGGCAACATCGAAGTGGCCACGGGCCCGGACGTGATGCCCGCCTCGGGCGAAGGCCTGGCCCCTGTGGCCACGACATCCGATGCGACCGGGGGCGGTCGGGTGACGGCCTCTCCGGTGGCCCGGCGCCTGGCCAAGGATCTGGGTGTGGACCTCTCCCGGCTGGCGGGCAGCGGGCCCCAGGGCCGCGTGATGAAGGCGGACATCCAGCGGGCCGGCCAGACGGCCGCCAGTCCCGCGTCGGCCTCTTCCGTGCCGGCACAGGTGGCCGCGCCGGCGGCGGGTCCGCGCGGCGGCGAGCGCACGGAACCGCTCAGCCAGCTGCGCAAGACCGTGGCCGCCCGGATGGTGCAGTCCAAGTTCAGCGCGCCCCACGCCACCACCTTCGAGGAGGTGGAGGTGAGCCGGCTGGTGGAGCTGCGCGCCTCCCAGCGCGAACGCTACGAAGCCCAGGGGTTGCGCCTGTCCTACATGCCCTTCATCTGCAAGGCCGTGGCCACCGCGCTGCGTCGGCATCCCAAGCTCAATTGCCGCCTGGACATGGAGCGCAGCCAGGTGACCTTCCACGACTTCGTCCACCTGGGCCTGGCCGTGGACACGCCGGAAGGCCTGCTGGTGCCCGTGATCCGTGACGCGGACACGCTGAGCATCCGCGAGCTGGCCCTGCGCATCGCCGACCTGGCCGAGCGTGCCCGCACGCGCCAGATCCGCCTGGACGAGCTGCGAGGCGGCACCTTCACCATCACCAACTACGGGGCCATCGCCGGGATCTTTGGCGCGCCGATCATCAACGTGCCGGAATCGGCCATCCTGGGCGTGGGCCGCCTGCTGGACCAGCCCGTGGTGCGCCAGGGCGCCGTGGTTCCGGGCAAGGTGCTGCCCCTCTCGCTGGCCGTGGACCACCGAATTATCGACGGCGGGGACGCGGCGCGCTTTCTGCGGGAACTGATGGACCTGCTGGCCAATCCGCTGGCCATGTTGATGGACTGA
- a CDS encoding alpha-ketoacid dehydrogenase subunit beta produces the protein MPAMNLVQAIQSALDYKLGDDERVLVFGEDAGLEGGVFRVTQGLQEKYGERRVFDTPLAESVIMGAGLGMAVAGLRPVLEIQFCGFIYPAMNQLVTHVSRMRNRSRGAFTVPLVIRLPYGGGIQALELHSESMEAMLAHIPGLKVVIPSTPYDAKGLLISAIESEDPVLFMEPKKVYRAFRQEVPAEAYRIPLGKASVVQAGTRLTLVAYGAMMRVARQAVELAAKEGLSVELIDLRSIYPLDTETLLESVKKTGRLAVLHEGPTSFGVAAEIIARVNEEALYWLEAPPRRITGFDTIMPLPMGEQHYMPTPERVLYELIQLHNQAE, from the coding sequence ATGCCCGCGATGAACCTGGTGCAGGCCATCCAGTCGGCCCTGGACTACAAGCTGGGGGACGACGAGCGCGTGCTGGTCTTCGGGGAGGACGCCGGCCTGGAGGGCGGCGTGTTCCGGGTGACCCAGGGACTGCAGGAGAAGTACGGCGAGCGCCGGGTCTTCGACACGCCGCTGGCGGAGTCGGTGATCATGGGCGCCGGCCTGGGCATGGCCGTGGCCGGGCTGCGGCCGGTGCTGGAGATCCAGTTCTGCGGCTTCATCTACCCGGCCATGAACCAGCTGGTGACCCATGTCTCACGGATGCGCAACCGCAGCCGCGGCGCCTTCACTGTGCCATTGGTGATCCGCCTGCCCTACGGCGGCGGGATCCAGGCGCTGGAGCTGCACTCGGAGAGCATGGAGGCCATGCTGGCCCACATCCCGGGCCTCAAGGTGGTGATCCCCTCCACGCCCTACGACGCCAAGGGGCTGTTGATCAGCGCCATCGAGAGCGAAGATCCGGTCCTCTTCATGGAGCCCAAAAAGGTCTACCGCGCCTTCCGCCAGGAGGTCCCGGCCGAGGCCTACCGCATTCCGCTGGGCAAGGCCAGCGTGGTCCAGGCCGGCACGCGGCTCACGCTGGTGGCCTACGGGGCGATGATGCGCGTGGCGCGCCAGGCCGTGGAGCTCGCGGCCAAAGAGGGTCTGTCGGTGGAGCTGATCGACCTGCGCAGCATCTACCCGCTGGACACGGAGACGCTGCTGGAATCCGTCAAGAAGACGGGCCGCCTGGCCGTGCTCCACGAGGGGCCGACCTCCTTCGGCGTGGCGGCGGAGATCATCGCCCGGGTGAACGAGGAGGCCCTCTACTGGCTGGAGGCCCCGCCCCGGCGGATCACAGGCTTCGACACCATCATGCCGCTGCCCATGGGCGAGCAGCACTACATGCCCACGCCCGAGCGCGTGCTCTACGAGCTGATCCAGCTCCACAACCAGGCGGAGTGA
- the pdhA gene encoding pyruvate dehydrogenase (acetyl-transferring) E1 component subunit alpha, translated as MLTSYDPLKGKRLQILDESGRIVNHKHLPEWTDEALAEAYRLMLRARVADEKSLQFQRQKRIHTLPVNKGQEAAAVGSALALEASDWMVQSYRELGAVLQKGGTIRNHLLYFKGSEWGSVHPGLPRLLPLSVPIGSQITHAAGIGHAIRYQGGSEVVICYFGDGGTSQGDFHEGLNWAAVFKCPVIFFCTNNQYAISLNRRHQTASATLAQKAVAYGMPGIQVDGNDLLAVHAATRAAAEHARSGQGPVLIEAYTYRMGPHTTADDPSLYRPKEEEEEWAPRDPLIRLRLHLESRELWDSAREDECRAAAIAETDAAMREVDELHETSLDEIFAHQYSDRPAELRRQQAAYEAYLQWKEAR; from the coding sequence GTGCTGACAAGTTACGATCCCCTCAAGGGGAAACGACTGCAAATCCTTGACGAGAGCGGGCGCATCGTCAACCACAAGCACCTGCCCGAGTGGACGGACGAGGCGCTGGCGGAGGCCTACCGGCTGATGCTCCGCGCCCGGGTGGCCGACGAGAAATCCCTCCAGTTCCAGCGCCAGAAGCGCATCCACACCCTGCCGGTGAACAAGGGCCAGGAAGCCGCCGCCGTGGGCAGCGCACTGGCGCTCGAAGCGTCCGACTGGATGGTGCAATCCTACCGCGAACTGGGCGCCGTGCTGCAGAAGGGCGGCACCATCCGCAACCACTTGCTCTACTTCAAGGGCAGCGAGTGGGGTAGCGTGCACCCCGGCCTGCCGCGTCTGCTGCCGCTTTCCGTGCCCATTGGCTCCCAGATCACCCACGCCGCGGGCATCGGGCACGCCATCCGCTACCAGGGCGGCTCCGAGGTGGTGATCTGCTACTTCGGCGACGGCGGCACGTCCCAGGGCGATTTCCACGAGGGGCTCAACTGGGCGGCCGTGTTCAAGTGCCCGGTGATCTTCTTCTGCACAAACAACCAGTATGCCATCTCCCTCAACCGGCGCCACCAGACGGCCTCCGCCACCCTGGCCCAGAAAGCCGTGGCCTACGGCATGCCGGGCATCCAGGTGGACGGCAACGACCTGCTGGCCGTCCACGCCGCCACCCGGGCGGCGGCCGAGCACGCGCGCTCGGGTCAGGGCCCGGTGCTCATCGAGGCTTACACCTACCGGATGGGTCCGCACACCACGGCGGACGACCCCAGCCTCTACCGGCCCAAGGAGGAGGAGGAGGAGTGGGCGCCGCGGGATCCGCTGATCCGCCTGCGCCTGCACCTGGAGAGCCGCGAACTGTGGGATTCCGCCCGGGAGGACGAGTGCCGCGCGGCGGCCATTGCGGAGACCGACGCGGCCATGCGCGAGGTGGACGAGCTGCACGAGACGTCCCTGGACGAGATTTTCGCTCACCAGTACAGCGACCGGCCGGCCGAGCTGCGCCGGCAGCAGGCGGCCTACGAGGCCTACCTGCAGTGGAAGGAGGCCCGCTGA
- a CDS encoding 6-carboxytetrahydropterin synthase, with translation MIILHKVFHFCAAHRYWNPELSAEENQACFGEDVHLHGHNYKLVISVTGEVDERTGFVADLGRLKRLVRERVLDELDHKRIETDVDWFRTRQPSTENLVRWIWERLEGAELGCRLVRVRLHETESIYTDFVRP, from the coding sequence ATGATCATCTTGCACAAAGTCTTTCATTTCTGTGCCGCCCACCGTTATTGGAATCCGGAACTGAGCGCCGAGGAAAATCAGGCCTGCTTCGGCGAGGACGTCCATCTGCACGGCCACAATTACAAGCTGGTGATTTCAGTGACGGGGGAGGTGGACGAGCGGACGGGTTTCGTGGCCGATCTGGGCCGCCTGAAGCGCCTGGTTCGCGAGCGCGTGCTGGACGAACTGGACCACAAGCGCATCGAGACCGACGTGGACTGGTTTCGCACGCGCCAGCCCTCCACGGAGAACCTGGTGCGCTGGATCTGGGAGCGCCTGGAGGGCGCCGAGCTGGGCTGCCGGCTGGTCCGGGTCCGGCTGCACGAGACTGAGAGCATCTACACCGACTTCGTCCGGCCCTGA
- a CDS encoding DUF302 domain-containing protein, whose amino-acid sequence MDQPVPFALRTRTRLDFPATEARLRELLAAAGFGVQTEIDVAATLQAKLGLETPPCRILGACNPAFAHRALELEPLVATLMPCNVVLWERGEHREVALLDPGFMGAVLPELAELGHSASQTLRAVLEQLEAEAPA is encoded by the coding sequence ATGGACCAACCTGTCCCCTTCGCCCTGCGCACTCGCACCCGGTTGGACTTTCCCGCCACCGAGGCCCGCCTGCGCGAATTGTTGGCAGCCGCCGGCTTCGGCGTCCAGACCGAGATCGACGTGGCCGCCACGCTGCAGGCCAAGCTGGGCCTGGAGACGCCGCCCTGCCGGATCCTGGGCGCCTGCAATCCCGCCTTCGCGCACCGGGCCCTGGAGCTGGAGCCGCTGGTGGCCACGCTGATGCCCTGCAACGTGGTGCTCTGGGAGCGGGGCGAGCATCGCGAGGTGGCGCTGCTGGACCCCGGCTTCATGGGCGCCGTCCTGCCGGAACTGGCCGAACTGGGGCACTCGGCCTCCCAGACCCTGCGCGCCGTGCTGGAGCAGCTGGAGGCGGAGGCCCCCGCCTGA
- a CDS encoding dihydroorotate dehydrogenase-like protein, with product MDLSTSYMGLQLPNPLIAAASPLSRELDTVKRLEEAGIAAVVMYSLFEEEIRHSELELAHHLETSADSHNEALGYFPDLGHFHSGPDGYLEQIRKLKQAVAIPVIASLNGVTPGGWTAYAHKMEEAGADAIELNIYSIPTHPDLDAAAVEQMYLEDLTRVRQSVRVPVAIKLSPFFSSLPNMARKLEQSGADGLVLFNRFYQPDLDIENLEVVPEVHLSNSASLRMSLRWTAILRSVVSRASLAVSTGVHTGRDVIKASMAGADACQLCASLLIHGPDHARGMLETVRQWLTEHEYESLRQLKGSMSLDKVPDPAAFERANYMRALREYR from the coding sequence ATGGATCTCTCAACCAGCTATATGGGACTTCAGCTTCCCAATCCGCTCATCGCCGCCGCGTCCCCGCTTTCCCGCGAGCTGGACACGGTGAAGCGCCTGGAAGAGGCCGGCATCGCCGCCGTGGTGATGTACTCGCTCTTCGAGGAGGAAATCCGCCACTCCGAACTGGAACTGGCCCACCATCTCGAGACCTCGGCGGACAGCCACAACGAGGCTCTGGGCTACTTCCCGGATCTGGGGCACTTTCATTCCGGCCCCGACGGCTATCTCGAGCAGATCCGCAAGCTCAAGCAGGCCGTCGCCATCCCCGTCATCGCCAGCCTGAACGGCGTCACGCCCGGCGGCTGGACGGCCTACGCCCACAAGATGGAGGAGGCCGGCGCCGACGCCATCGAGCTCAACATCTATTCCATCCCCACCCATCCGGATCTGGACGCGGCGGCCGTGGAGCAGATGTACCTGGAGGACCTGACCCGCGTGCGCCAGAGCGTGCGCGTGCCCGTGGCCATCAAGCTCTCGCCCTTCTTCAGCAGCCTGCCCAACATGGCGCGCAAGCTGGAGCAGTCCGGCGCCGACGGCCTTGTGCTGTTCAACCGCTTCTACCAGCCCGATCTGGACATCGAGAATCTGGAAGTGGTCCCCGAGGTGCACCTGAGCAATTCCGCCAGCCTGCGCATGTCCCTGCGCTGGACGGCCATCCTGCGCAGCGTGGTGAGCCGGGCCAGCCTGGCCGTCTCCACGGGCGTGCACACCGGCCGGGACGTCATCAAGGCCAGCATGGCCGGCGCCGACGCCTGCCAGCTCTGCGCCAGCCTGCTGATCCACGGGCCCGACCACGCCCGTGGCATGCTCGAGACCGTCCGCCAGTGGCTGACCGAGCACGAGTACGAATCCCTGCGTCAGCTCAAGGGCTCCATGAGCCTGGACAAGGTGCCGGATCCCGCCGCCTTCGAGCGCGCCAACTACATGCGGGCCCTGCGCGAGTACCGCTAG